Proteins from a genomic interval of Pseudoalteromonas sp. MEBiC 03607:
- a CDS encoding SPOR domain-containing protein yields MAQHDYINKKPANRNKKQAPAKKPFPIILILIALILVGGFSYGLWYIKHNADPELVEQQANPTKQEETVIPPPKTPEFIKEIKEHEVQVEVKEIEQKGPYVMQCGSFRTLEQAQTLKAKIAFAGLVAEVKKTQGSNGVWYKVRLGPYETKRLAESDKNKLKRIKIMGCGIWLWT; encoded by the coding sequence ACACGATTACATTAATAAAAAACCAGCAAATAGAAATAAAAAGCAGGCTCCGGCGAAAAAGCCATTTCCTATTATTCTAATTTTAATCGCGCTTATTTTAGTAGGCGGGTTTAGCTATGGCTTATGGTATATCAAACATAATGCTGACCCTGAACTTGTGGAACAACAAGCCAATCCTACTAAACAAGAAGAAACAGTTATTCCGCCACCTAAAACACCTGAATTTATCAAAGAGATTAAAGAGCACGAAGTTCAGGTTGAAGTAAAAGAGATTGAACAAAAGGGCCCGTATGTAATGCAATGCGGTTCTTTTAGAACCTTAGAGCAAGCACAAACATTAAAAGCTAAAATCGCTTTTGCCGGCTTGGTTGCCGAGGTAAAGAAAACCCAAGGCAGCAATGGTGTTTGGTATAAAGTGCGTTTAGGCCCTTACGAAACCAAACGTTTGGCCGAAAGTGATAAAAATAAACTTAAACGTATCAAAATAATGGGCTGCGGAATTTGGCTTTGGACTTGA